The uncultured Sphaerochaeta sp. genome includes the window ACCTTTCACTTGCCCTTGAAGCAAGAAACTACGACCCAGACATGCCGCGTACCCGCCTTCGCTATGGGAGGACTGATGTACTGCTCTGTATATTGGTCATACTGATCACTGCTGCCAGTTTCGTGGTATAATAATCCCATGCAAGACAAAGAGAGTGTAAGGGCACAGCTGATATCCCAAGAGAGAGCATTGCGAGGAACTGATTTCTCCGAAGAAGATCGCTTGAGTTGCTCTGCATTGCTCTCTAGTGCGCTCTACAAAGATGCCTCTTGGATCTTTGGCTTCTTCCCCCTTCCATCCGAGGTTGATATCAGAGTCGTTCTGCTTGATGCAATAGCACACAAGCATCTTGCCTTACCACTTTGCAGGCCTGATGGTACCATGAGCTTTCAGGAAGTGTTGAGCCTGGATCATTTACATACAGGAAGTCTGGGAATTACTGAGCCTCTAGAGGGGAGCGCTGTAATGCCTTCCAACGACACCCTTATCCTGGTTCCGGGACTTGCCTTTACCCACCAGAAAGCACGCCTTGGAAGAGGCAAAGGCTACTACGATCGGTTTCTACATTTGTATAGAGAATCATACACGCTCGGCATCTGCCGGAAACATCAACTTCTTAAGAGCATCCCAACTGATCAGTGGGACATTGGGGTCAATGGACTATTATGTGGAGGAGCCTTCTACTAAACTGGGCCGCTGGCAGAACCAGACAAACTCCTGCTTAGCCATCATGGAAAGGAACCGCCGGCAAGCCTCGTCACTCTTGCTTTGGTGCAGATTCAGGAGGTGTTCTCTCATCTGCTCGGTACGCACTCCTCTCAGAATGGAACTCAAGGCACCTAGGTACTCCATCTGGATGGACGGGGAAGAGGCAATCACAAACAGGAGATGGACAGGCATCCCATCACTGCTACCGTACTCTATGCCCTCTTTGCTGATACCCAATGCAATGTGGACTTCATTGATACCGAGAATCTTTCCATGGGCAATAGCAACCCCATGTCCAATACCCGTTGACTGTATATGCTCACGACGAAGCACCCCGCGCTTGAAACGCTCGAGGTCAGGGAGAGACGTGAACACTGAACAGGAATCTATCACTTCCAGGATGGCCTGGGTCTTATCTTTCGACGTAAGCTGACAGATCACCGATTGGCAATCATTGAGAATATCCACTGGGTAACTATACACAAAGGAAGTAAGTGTATCAAGGGAGCGAAACTGGTAAACCAGATCCGCCCCCAGTCTACCTTATGCCAAATCCTCTAGATAGGCATTCATTGCCTTTGCGGCCTTTCTTCCCTGCCCCATGGCAAGGATAACCGTTGCAGCACCAAGGACGATATCACCACCTGCGTAGACTCCCCTAAGCGTGGTCTCACAGGTCTCCTCATTGACAATGAAGTTACCCCTTCGATTAACCTCAATACCATCAGTTGTTGCCTTGATGAGAGGATTGCTGTCATTCCCAATGGCAATAATGGCTGTATCGAAGTCAAAGATTTTCTCACTGCCTGGGATCTCTACCGGACGACGACGACCAGAAGCGTCAGGCTCTCCCAACTCGCAGGTGATCAACTCAACACCGTTTACCCTTCCCTTCTCATCAGCGGTAATCTTCAGGGGCGAGTGGAGGAACAGGAATTTGACTCCCTCTTCCTTTGCGTGATTCACTTCCTCGCGACGGGCAGGCATTTCCAACTCTGTACGTCGATAGACGATGAATACTTCCTCTGCACCAAGACGCTTTGCAGTCCTTGCAGCATCCATTGCAACGTTGCCACCACCGAAGACAGCAACCTTCTTGGATTGGTAGAGAGGGGTGCGTGACTTCCCCACAGCATATGCCTTCATCAGGTTGCTCCGGGTCAGGTACTCATTTGCTGAGAATACCCCTACATAGTTCTCGCCCTCAATGCCGAGGAACTTGGGAAGTCCTGCTCCCGATCCGACAAAAACGGCATCAAAGCCATCTCTCTCCATCAGGTCGGTAATTTTTCGTGTCTTTCCTACCAGATAGTTGGGTCTGATCTCAACGCCCATTTCCTTGAGATTCTGCAATTCATGTTCCACAATCTTCTTGGGAAGACGGAACTCAGGAATACCATAGACCAATACTCCCCCAGCCTTGTGCAAGGCCTCGAACATCACAACTGAGTGGCCTTCCCTGCGCAGATCTGCAGCAGCTGAGATACTTGCAGGACCAGACCCTACAACGGCAACCTTGCGCCCACTATCGCTCTTGATGTGGGGAACCTTCTCAAGATCATGCTCTCTTGCATAGTCAGCAACATAGCGTTCAATGCGACCAATGGAAACCGACTGCTCGACATCCTTGTGCATCTTTCCTACGGTACAGAACTTCTGGCATTGTGCTTCCTGAGGGCAGACACGACCACAGATGGATGGGAGCAGGCTGCTCTCCTTGATGATCTCCACGGACTTGCCATAGTTACCCTTTGCAGCCTCTGCGATGAAAGCAGGGATATCAATGGAAACAGGGCATCCGGCAATACAGGGTTCATTCTTGCACTGGAGACAGCGCATGGCCTCAACACGGACCTGATTGTCCGTATAACCGAGGGCAACCTCTTCCATATTGCATACACGGACCTCTGGAGCCTGACTTGGCATCTCCTGGAGGGGAATCTGTGCCCTATCCCTAGGGCTGAGTGTCTTATCTTTCAGTTGCTCGAGCAACTCTTTTGCTTGGGCGTCAAGTGTTTCTTTCGTTATATGCATATGCCTAAGCCTCTCCTTCGTTGATATTCAGTCCAATATGGCAGCGGTGGTGTGCCTCTGCTTCCTCACTCTTGTAGGTACCGAGACGAAGCAACATATTATCCCAGTCAACCAGATGACCATCAAATTCAGGACCATCGACACAGACAAACTTTGTCTCTCCGCCGATAGTGACACGACAACCGCCGCACATACCTGTGCCATCGATCATGATGGTGTTCAGGGATACAATGGTATGGATGCCATAGGGCTTGGTGGTGAGTGCTGCAAACTTCATCATGACAGGAGGCCCGATAATGACCACACAATCGGGTTTGTCCTCTTCACAAATCTCCTTCAAGGGGACAGTCACCAAGGCTTTTCTTCCATAGGAACCATCATCAGTGACAACAATCACCTCATCAGCGGTTTCCCGCATTTCCTCTTCCATGATCAGGAGTTCTTTTGTTCGTGCGCCCATGATCACCGTAACCTCATTGCCGGCTTTCTTCATGCCTTCCACAATAGGGAAGAGAGGGGCAACACCTATGCCTCCCCCAACACAGACAACCTTTCCATACTTCTTGATATCGGTTGGCTTGCCCAAAGGACCTAACAGGTTTTCAATGGTATCCCCGATCTCGAGTAGCGCAAGACGGTGGGTTGTCTCTCCCACTGCCTGGAAGATCAAGGTAATGGAACCTTTTACAGGATCTGCATTGGCTATGGTCAAAGGAATACGTTCGCCAAATTCCCCACCCATCTGCAGGATGATGAATTGACCGGGTTTTCTTGCCTCTGCGATCTCAGGGGCTTCGATCTCCATGCGGAACACTTCCTTCGATAACCGTTCTTTAGCCAGAATTTTGTTCATGTCTTCTCCTCAGCATGATATCTTGACATACCGAAACCTTCCGACAAGGATGCAGATCGGGATCATGCAAACTGCGCGTGGAAAATATCGCTAATGCTGTCTTACTACGTTGTATTTAGTATTCTTTTATCACTCTGAAGTGTCAAGTATGTCTTGCCCATCTCCCAATGAGCTGGCACACTACCCATAGGAGAGGTAACCATGATTAAAAAAGCAACAACCATGCAAGAAACCATTAAAGAGAAAATGAGAGAAGGAACAGGACAGGTCGTCCTGAAAGCCCTTGCTGATGAAGGCAGTGTAGCCCATTGCAGACTCTTCTCCGAGATTCGTCTGGAGAAAGGCTGCAGCATCGGGGAACACAACCATGTAAACGAAACTGAGTATTACTGGATAACCTCAGGGAAAGGCATTGTTACTGAAGTCGATGGTGACAAGGTCGTGGAAAAAGGAGACTTGGTCATCACCGGCGGCGGTGCAAGTCACGCAATCAGGAATGAGGAAGCAGAACCACTGACCTTCCTGGCACTGATCATTCTCGACTGACATACTTACATACCTAATAAGACAGCCTGCAGAAATCTGCAGGCTGTTCTATGCAAAGGGGTGGATACTGCTACTATACGGAGTACGTCCTTACTTGATCTTCACTTCAATGGTCTTGGGAAGTACT containing:
- a CDS encoding 5-formyltetrahydrofolate cyclo-ligase, with product MQDKESVRAQLISQERALRGTDFSEEDRLSCSALLSSALYKDASWIFGFFPLPSEVDIRVVLLDAIAHKHLALPLCRPDGTMSFQEVLSLDHLHTGSLGITEPLEGSAVMPSNDTLILVPGLAFTHQKARLGRGKGYYDRFLHLYRESYTLGICRKHQLLKSIPTDQWDIGVNGLLCGGAFY
- a CDS encoding PTS sugar transporter subunit IIA, with the translated sequence MDILNDCQSVICQLTSKDKTQAILEVIDSCSVFTSLPDLERFKRGVLRREHIQSTGIGHGVAIAHGKILGINEVHIALGISKEGIEYGSSDGMPVHLLFVIASSPSIQMEYLGALSSILRGVRTEQMREHLLNLHQSKSDEACRRFLSMMAKQEFVWFCQRPSLVEGSST
- the gltA gene encoding NADPH-dependent glutamate synthase; the encoded protein is MHITKETLDAQAKELLEQLKDKTLSPRDRAQIPLQEMPSQAPEVRVCNMEEVALGYTDNQVRVEAMRCLQCKNEPCIAGCPVSIDIPAFIAEAAKGNYGKSVEIIKESSLLPSICGRVCPQEAQCQKFCTVGKMHKDVEQSVSIGRIERYVADYAREHDLEKVPHIKSDSGRKVAVVGSGPASISAAADLRREGHSVVMFEALHKAGGVLVYGIPEFRLPKKIVEHELQNLKEMGVEIRPNYLVGKTRKITDLMERDGFDAVFVGSGAGLPKFLGIEGENYVGVFSANEYLTRSNLMKAYAVGKSRTPLYQSKKVAVFGGGNVAMDAARTAKRLGAEEVFIVYRRTELEMPARREEVNHAKEEGVKFLFLHSPLKITADEKGRVNGVELITCELGEPDASGRRRPVEIPGSEKIFDFDTAIIAIGNDSNPLIKATTDGIEVNRRGNFIVNEETCETTLRGVYAGGDIVLGAATVILAMGQGRKAAKAMNAYLEDLA
- a CDS encoding sulfide/dihydroorotate dehydrogenase-like FAD/NAD-binding protein encodes the protein MNKILAKERLSKEVFRMEIEAPEIAEARKPGQFIILQMGGEFGERIPLTIANADPVKGSITLIFQAVGETTHRLALLEIGDTIENLLGPLGKPTDIKKYGKVVCVGGGIGVAPLFPIVEGMKKAGNEVTVIMGARTKELLIMEEEMRETADEVIVVTDDGSYGRKALVTVPLKEICEEDKPDCVVIIGPPVMMKFAALTTKPYGIHTIVSLNTIMIDGTGMCGGCRVTIGGETKFVCVDGPEFDGHLVDWDNMLLRLGTYKSEEAEAHHRCHIGLNINEGEA
- a CDS encoding cupin domain-containing protein — its product is MIKKATTMQETIKEKMREGTGQVVLKALADEGSVAHCRLFSEIRLEKGCSIGEHNHVNETEYYWITSGKGIVTEVDGDKVVEKGDLVITGGGASHAIRNEEAEPLTFLALIILD